Proteins from a genomic interval of Actinomycetota bacterium:
- a CDS encoding aspartate kinase, with protein sequence MALIVQKYGGSSVAEVERIKRVASRIAQARAEGHDVVVVVSAMGTTTDDLVELARLIAPAPPGRELDMLLTAGERISMSLLAMALAAEGISARSLTGSQAGIITDALHGKARIVDITPGRVRGALADGDVVIVAGFQGVSQDTKDVTTLGRGGSDTTAVALAASLHADVCEIYTDVDGVYTADPRLVPFARKLHYVSFEEMLELAAQGARVLQTRSVEFARNYDVLVHVRSSFTNDDGTWIGPEDDRAMEDAYIAGIAHDTTEAKVTVQGVPDRPGVAAQMFTALADANVNVDMIVQNVSIDGITDISFTVPRDDADHAADLIRSILDDLGAEDVVLDRRVAKVALVGAGMRTHPGVAAKMFETLATAGVNIEMISTSTIRISVVVRQDDVETAVRAIHDAFDLETASLARDDR encoded by the coding sequence GTGGCCCTGATCGTGCAGAAGTACGGCGGCAGCTCGGTCGCGGAGGTCGAGCGCATCAAGCGGGTCGCGTCTCGGATCGCGCAAGCGAGGGCCGAAGGCCACGACGTGGTGGTCGTCGTGTCGGCGATGGGCACCACCACCGACGATCTGGTGGAGCTGGCCCGGCTCATCGCGCCCGCCCCGCCCGGCCGCGAGCTGGACATGCTGCTGACGGCCGGCGAGCGCATCTCGATGTCCCTGTTGGCCATGGCGCTGGCCGCAGAGGGGATCTCGGCCCGGTCGCTCACCGGATCGCAAGCGGGGATCATCACCGACGCGCTGCACGGCAAGGCCCGGATCGTGGACATCACGCCCGGCCGGGTGCGCGGGGCGCTCGCCGACGGAGACGTCGTGATCGTCGCCGGGTTCCAAGGGGTGTCGCAGGACACCAAGGACGTCACCACACTCGGGCGAGGCGGGTCGGACACCACCGCGGTGGCGCTGGCCGCGTCGCTGCATGCCGACGTGTGCGAGATCTACACCGACGTGGACGGGGTCTACACCGCCGACCCACGCCTGGTGCCGTTTGCACGCAAGCTGCACTACGTGTCGTTCGAGGAGATGCTCGAGCTGGCGGCGCAGGGCGCTCGGGTGCTGCAGACCCGGTCCGTGGAGTTCGCACGTAACTACGACGTGCTGGTCCACGTCCGATCCTCGTTCACCAACGACGACGGGACGTGGATCGGGCCGGAGGACGACAGAGCCATGGAGGACGCCTACATCGCCGGGATCGCGCACGACACCACCGAGGCGAAGGTCACCGTGCAAGGTGTGCCCGACCGTCCCGGCGTCGCGGCGCAGATGTTCACCGCGTTGGCGGACGCCAACGTCAACGTGGACATGATCGTGCAGAACGTCTCGATCGACGGCATCACCGACATCTCGTTCACGGTGCCACGTGACGACGCCGACCACGCTGCCGACCTGATCCGATCGATCCTCGACGACCTCGGCGCCGAGGATGTGGTCCTCGACCGCCGCGTGGCGAAGGTGGCGTTGGTCGGTGCGGGGATGCGGACGCATCCGGGTGTGGCTGCCAAGATGTTCGAGACGCTCGCCACGGCTGGTGTGAACATCGAGATGATCTCGACCTCGACCATCCGGATCTCGGTCGTGGTCCGCCAGGACGACGTGGAGACGGCGGTGCGTGCCATCCACGACGCCTTCGACCTGGAGACCGCCAGCCTCGCCCGCGACGACAGGTGA